DNA sequence from the Acanthochromis polyacanthus isolate Apoly-LR-REF ecotype Palm Island chromosome 5, KAUST_Apoly_ChrSc, whole genome shotgun sequence genome:
GACTGTTGCTTTAAATATGCTGTATAAATAACGGTGACTTGACACAAACATAAAGATGCTATTACTCTTTATATTTActgcaaatatttcatttataacACTTATAACTCTAAAGGTACTCACTGGCTTTGCTGGAGTCACTAGTTTTGGTTGTAACATTTCGAAACTGTTGAACCAGAGGACTGAGAAGTTTGCCTGgcttcagtctgtgtttactggACCTCTTCCTACGTCCGGCATGTGGTCCAACATTAGagattcccaggccagatggaGGGACTTTGCCAAGTCTGCGATAAAGTAGCTCCACTTCTCCTCGCTGATGGGCCTGCAGCTCTGAGATCTCCTTCAGATGTCTAAGAGGATGGAGGCAGGAATGGATTGATCACTTATGAGCTAAATGACAAAGTATTTTAATATACAGACACTACGTAAGACAGACAGTGAACCACAGGATATGCTTACTTCTCCCTGAGTCTCTGTAGTTCCCTCTTTATGTCAGAGTCCTCCATCTCTGAGTCGTTATCGCTGCTAGCATAGGCGGAGCCGTGGACACCTCCATGCCTGTTTGGTGAGTCAGAGCTCTGCACACTGCTGCTGCGACCGGAACGACGGAGAAAGGCCACCGCCCTCTTCATGAGGTCGCTTCCTCGGCGCTCAGAGCGAGAGTGTTGGGATGGGGTGGCAGGGGCCAGTTTTGCTGGACTGCTCTCGGCCCCTGAGTCTGAGGACAGGAAGCGAGCATGGACCGTGACATCCACAGGGACAGACGTTGAGGTCAGAGCTCGAGGCAGGGAGCCCCGCTTGGCCATAGAAGGAGGCGTGTCCAGGTAGAAATCAGGTGGGGCAGAGTAGCGGCTGCAGCGTGTCCTCTGTGTGATGTCATCTTCAGTGCTCACCACAGAGAACCGGCCGATGGTGGTAGAGGTAGCCATGGCCTCAGCCTGAATGTGGTCCCCACCGTATCCCACAGGGTGCGCTGGTGAGGCAGCGCTGCTCCAGCTCCTTTGCTTCACATCTCGTCCGTTGGCCACTTCAGGAGGTACAGAGATTATCTGTCCAAAGTAAAGAACAGACTGAGTTGCAGCACCGTGATGCTTTTGTGATTAGACATGCAAATTAAGGCTGTATGAAAGACAGTTTCATCTCCGCcttaaatatgagaaaaatctCCCTTTTGTACCTTGAATCGACCTCTTGTTCCGGAGCAGGAAGCAGAGTGAGGGACGTGTCTTCTTGACAGGGAAGCTGCAGGAAAATTTACACAACAGTAAATACTGTAGCAGTGCAGAAATAAACTGACATCAAAATTTTGTGCTAGCATGCCAATTGTGTGAGTATGCTGTACATACCACACACAGCCGAGTCACTCAGTGTGCTCAAACTATCCATTCTTTCTGGAATTTGAGGCTTGAAGAGGTGACAGGACAAGCGatacacaaaaatgagatgcaagaAAACTACAATACCAACCACTGATCACTGTCTGATAACGGGCTTTGAAGAACATCTAACTAAATAATTGTGATGAAATCTTACTGTAGCTTAACAGTTTTCTTAAATCTCTTGCACAACTAAAACTTACTTCCATGGATCCGAGTGATATATAGTATCATACCTGGAATGTAGCTGACAATGAATCATACGAAGTGCTGAACACCAGCAGTAAATAGCAGACAGTGTTGTTGTACTCACCAGCTGTTCTCCTGCCCTGTAGCGTCCCTCCCCTATCGGCCCTGGTGTGCTGTTTCCTGACCCTCCTGTGGCACTGTCTGGACCTGGAGGAGACTGGATGTACTCTGTGCCGGATCCTGGCGTCTCTGCAGCACTGCCAGACGGATACATGGGAGCATATTCCTGGTAGAGCAAATTCCTTAGCTTTTCATCCAGAGTCTTTATAGTGCTGTCCACAAATCCCCCACGTCCCAGCCTCCCTTCGCCATCGGACTCACTGGGACCTGCACCGTGCTGGGATGGTGCTGGGCTCTGGGGCAGTGAGGACACTTTGGTCCCTCCGACAGTGGAAAAAGGCTGGTGGAGCACCACGGGCTGCTGCGGTCGCTCACACCGGGCTGCAGGGGCGTAGGACACAGATGGCGGATCTTTGGCTGAACCTGGATcctgaagaggaagaggagtcaGAGGAGACCCACCCTGTGAAGTGCTCACATCCAGAGACAGCGGCATGACGAGAGGGCAGCAGGGAACCTCGTCAGCAATAGAGACAGGACATGTCATATCAGGCATCTGCTGAGCTGCATGTACTGGGGAGATGGAGCCCAGAGGAGATCCCTGTGAATCTTCTACTGGGAAAGACGTGTGTGGTGACGATGGGGGCAACGTTTGAGCTCTGGCTGGCTGGGCTTGATGCACACTAGGCTGCACTCCGCTGCCTGCTGGCTCCACCGAGGGCACCGACTGGAGGGTTGGTGGTGCAGAAACAGGAGGTGACAGAGTGGCCAAGAGGAGTGGGTCTGTGTTGGACATTATTGGAGGACTACAGAATCCATACACCTCGTAGGAGAAGCCTCCACTTCCACCAGACATTGTGGAGGATGACCCATCTtctgcaagagaaaaaaaataaagatgagcAAAAATTATACAACACGTAGGATCCGAACAAATACAAACTCTGATATTTAATCTGTCGCGAAGTCATCATTAGCTCATCATAACAGAAGGATGTTTTGTAATTCAGCTGCCACCAGGTAGTGCTATTGCTCCATGAAATTGTCAGATATTATGCTGAAGTTGCTGTATAGAAACAAAGTCACCTCTGGATGTGGAGGGCCTTGCAGTGCCACTGTCAGCAGGCTGGGTGGTGGCTGAGCTGCTTGGAGACTGTGTAGTTGTCCCATCAGACGGAGTCTCCTGACTGGACATGGGCGTCTCCTCTACAGGGCAGATTATGAACCATCTCTTTCCCGTATGAAGAACTGCAACCCAAGACGTTTGAAAAAATGGCACAAGTTAATGTGACAAGAAAAAAGGATTCACCAGACATgcataaagctgcatttttgaaaaaagaacACTGTTTTACCATTTTGCTGATAGACAGGCTGAGGTGCTCCAGGCTGCTGACTCTACAGGGGGATATACAGATGAAAGATAAATCACTGTGCTACTTGCTTTGCTGGTCTGTATTTGTCTTTATCCACGTTCATGAATATGTTTAAGTCCATATCTAATGTGTTTGTACAGATTTTCTAACCCCTTCTTACCTCTCCTGTTAGCCCGTCACACGTCTGGCCTTGTAGAGGACTACAGCTCAAAGTTGTGTCCCTCTCACCCTCCATGTCTTCATTCAGCATGTCTTCAGCTTTGTCCACAATGTCCTTTAGCTGGTCGATAAATACCTCCTTCTCTAACAATAGTATAAACCCATTCTCTACCTGTAAGCGTACAGTTTTAAAGATGTTAGGCAACGCCACAAACATAATcagtaaaaattcaaaaacGTAAGAAGGCTGAACTTACCATATAAGTGGCAATTTCCTCTGGAGCGTCTCCATCCAGGTCGAATTTAAATGTCACCATTTTGTGGTTGTGAGTCTCCAGCTGACATTCTACCATTTTATCACCAGTGTTGCAAACCTGCAGGGACAGCCGTGACATTTTACAGCCAGAAACgttaaaactgagaaattgtAACTTTTAGTAGCCACAAATTACCCCATGACTCACATTGAGCATGCTCAGTTTGGGTTTGCTCATCTTTTCTTGCCTGGAACGTGTGCGGGCCGACTTGCGGTGATGTTTCCTGGGTTTTCCATCCCCCTTCCCCCCACTAGCCAAGCTGTCATAGCCGTCACTTGTTTCCTTACCAGATGCTACATCAGAGTTGAGACTACAAATGGGAAAGTTTTAGACACGTTATCACCTTTACCTCAAACTAAACTATAAAGAGCAGAATCTGTAAAGAGGTGACAGTCACTGAAAAGCAGACACACACCTGTCATATGCATAACTGGGTAAAGATATTACTTTGTCCCGAAGCACATCCTTAAGGAAGAAAAATAGGCAAAGGTCAAAGAATTATCTATACAGAAAGAGTCATTGCAGGACTGAGTAACACTGATAATGATGTTAAAGTGTACTGTTTTTGGACTCAAACTTAAACTTCCTAAACTAAGATGGACTGGTTTCATAATGGAATGGATGTATAAAAACAATTAGACTTCCTTCATGGCAATATTAATTCagcaaatgtaattttttagGAATTTGATTATGGTATAAatcaatacagaaaaaaagtacagattttgGCTCTATCCCTACCTCGACACAAGGCTCTTGTTGAAGAGTGCTAGATGCAGGTGTTGTCTCCAGGTTTTGCTGAGTTGTAGCCAGGTTGGCACTCTCAGGCACTGAGACTGTCTGGATGCCAGCAGGCTGCAGAACTGGAGCTGCGACAGTAGCTGGAGCAGAAACAGGGGCTGCAGACTGAACTGGTGCAGGCAGAGTGACAGGGACTGGGCCTGAGACCAAACCTGGGACTGAGAGTTGAGGTTTGCCCATGGCAGAAGGTTTGTCTGAGCTAACAGAGGAGACATTCATTTGTTCTAAAGTGGGACCCGATCCAGACATCAGTGCTTGAACTGTAGTTGAGGCCGGAGCTTGTACTGCTGTTGGAACTTGTACTGGGATTGGAGCTGGGGCTTTCAGAAGGGTTGAGGCTGCCGTTTGAGCTGGGACTGGAGGTTGGTTCCGTGCTCGCACTAGAGCTGGAGGTTGTGCTGGGGCTTGAGCTTCAGCTTGGACTGCACCAGACACTGAGACCGGGGCTGGAATTGTTAGCTCCAGGCCAGTTGCAGTAGTTTCTGTATCTGCTCCACTTCCCCAGAGAGGAGTGTGAACAGCAGGTGAGACAGGGTGGGCCACAGACAAAAGCTGAACATCCCCCAAAGTGCCATGTGGAGCAATCACCTGCACGGGAAAAACACGAAACAACACTTTTAAGGAAACTTCTCAGTTATACCAAGTTTTGTTTACCTACGCATCTCCAAACGCATGCCCTGCATGCATTACACAGTTACACCATTAACACACAACGCCACCTTAGCATTATAGATTTCCCACGACCACAACCATTACAGTGAGAACTGAGTCAGATATTCACCTGCACAGgctgctcaaccagttgaggCTCAGGGTTGGGGACAGGGTATGGGGTGGGTTGTACCTGAGAGAGGGGTAAGTGATGGGTGGAATGGAAGGTACCGAGGTTCGGCTGAGAGGTGGGAGGGCCGCCCTGGTGCTGTGGCACCGCAGGGGACATGGCCATGGCAAGAAGTGGAACAGGGAGCGCCACACCGGGCACGTGCTGAGGGGTGGACAGGGGAGTCTGAGGGGTGCCGAGAGTAGGTACAGGAGGGAAGGTAGCATGAGGGgtcagagggagagagggatggTGGGGTGAAGGGGAGAAGTAGGCGCTAGACATAGGAGGGTCATTGCTGCTGTAGGTAGATGGCAGAGGGGAGAAGGAAGGAGGCTTGTGCCCCACTGTTTGAACTACAGGATATGGTGAGGGAAACTGggaaagaaaaagggaaaatgatataaaatgaacaaagacaACCAGTGGATAGAAATAACATTCACACAGGCCCCTTATGTATTACTGAACTTTGTAACCTACATGGACATTTTCTaggatgttttttgttcttaGTTGTTCATGTGATTCTGATGCTACCACAACACACCTGAGTGCTGATTTGCaggggcaggagtgggggaggAGCACTGGAGACTGACTGTGGAAAACTGGTGGATGGGTCAGGAGGACTCAGGTGAGATGCAGGCTGCTCAGCAGAAAACAGCTAAGAAAGGAAATCAAACATTTTGgttttttactttgaaagtatGAATTTTTAATTGGAAATACAAACTAATTCTCAGTTAAACTGACAAAATCTTCAGTTCTAAAAGCTCCACTTTGATAAAAGTGAGCTGCAAGGCAGGTAAATTTGGCAATTTGGTTAAGCTGTGTGATTTTCAGTGTACTGCTCTACCTGGGGCAGGATAGCAGCTGGTTGAAAGTGGCACTAAACAGAGGAGAAACAAATGGGAAGGAGACACAAACCACATGAATAGCtgttcacatacatacatatgtatacatacataGATATACAGAATACACTGACTGTAAGGGGGAAAATCAAATGCActtttctccacacacacactactgcaaACAGTGTGTTTTAAATGAACTGTGCCACTAAAGAACTGTATTTAACaaaatttgtaattttgtgaaGCAGTCAAGTGGAGCAGCCTGCAAGTGCGCAACTACCCCATATCCAAACATGCTTATATGTTGCGATCAGCCAGCGATAAAAATCAGTTATATTTATACGACCTAcagcgtaaaaaaaaaaattctgttcttatttgacagatttttcagtaTTATTGaactacacagaaatgtaattaaaatgactaatacAGACTTTAAATCGAATGTCACAATGTTTTACATTAGCTATTAAAACATTGACATAAAGAGActtgaaataaatgagaaattTTATTGCAGTTGaacaaatatttgcttttaattgaagaaatgaaatgtttaaatttaagTTTAATACTGTTAATATCTTTCTAAAATGACATACAATTACTGACAATTAACAAAACATCTATCATTATATACTGGAGGTAATCAAAtagttttgcacatttaaatatccctcattaaacaataaaaatccctctgaaactctgcaaaaaaaataaaataatggattttaaattaaatgaaaatatgtttaattgGAAAACTACTGTATGTTTATGAGATGATTATGAGATACTACACTGGGATACTGGATActatagtttgttttttaccagTGTATCTAGATAGCCGAGTGAGCTACAGTGACTTTCAAACTTGTGCTTCctaattcagatttttgtgtctcactgcAGATGTTGCATCACACTTGGACACATGAAGTACCTGCTCCTGGCTGGGTTGGGCAGTAAGCTGTGTCTGTGGAGTCGGGGCTGCAGCTGGAAAGCTCTGTGCTGTCTGTCTATTCTGGTGCGCAGTGGGGGCTGGAGTAGCTGGAGCAGAAGCTGTCTGTCAGAAACACGAAAGACAGGCCAAGTTAATAATACGAATGTACCTCTGCGAAAACAAATTAAGCTCAAAGTTTAAAGTGTCAAAGCAGGGGTAGTCACTGGTAAGAAAGTACAgaggagtgttttttttagcagttggcACGGTTCATTAGGGGAAGTTAAAATGGAAATGGGAAGCT
Encoded proteins:
- the wnk2 gene encoding serine/threonine-protein kinase WNK2 isoform X3, which codes for MDAAEDSSKDPPLGSTYSSAPNLDSDINANACRPVYENGTDHNVNIQIAALRGASDPSAYPSTEYQGLVRQRFIRRSLWVSDSEEPPVDAPEFVSSIPVLSIDLRTIVDRSRTRALHGTRLQETSSTESQVGLKDSATESLSADEERGDRSETEPKAEVVPSDVTGKAGSDENEEEPGMKAVSTSPGGRFLKFDIELGRGSFKTVYKGLDTDTWVEVAWCELQERKLSKAERQRFKEEAEMLKALQHPNIVRFYDFWESPVKGKKCIVLVTELMTSGTLKTYLKRFKVMKPKVLRSWCRQILKGLHFLHTRTPPIIHRDLKCDNIFITGPTGSVKIGDLGLATLKRASFAKSVIGTPEFMAPEMYEEHYDEAVDVYAFGMCMLEMATSEYPYSECQNAAQIYRKVTSGVKPASYSKVSDPEIKEIIGECICHRWEERYSIKDLLNHAFFAEDTGVRVELNEEDDGKKSSIALKLWVEDPKKLKGKYKDTGAIEFTFNLVNEVPEVVAQEMVESGFFLDCDVKIVGKSIRDRVALIKWRRERTVSPNGNGEVAVKKTQQNLLQVPGTVVPQGATLAATDYEDHESEQQTLICTVPTTTSTTSDSGVSSAMQLDDLNNQQNGPYQSLPEPISTAQIIYSPPAQTDPQLHQGPYQQPTAQASHENYTQASTQLHQGAYQQTTGQLHPGAFQQPAAQLHQGPYHCQTTASAPATPAPTAHQNRQTAQSFPAAAPTPQTQLTAQPSQEQCHFQPAAILPQLFSAEQPASHLSPPDPSTSFPQSVSSAPPPLLPLQISTQFPSPYPVVQTVGHKPPSFSPLPSTYSSNDPPMSSAYFSPSPHHPSLPLTPHATFPPVPTLGTPQTPLSTPQHVPGVALPVPLLAMAMSPAVPQHQGGPPTSQPNLGTFHSTHHLPLSQVQPTPYPVPNPEPQLVEQPVQVIAPHGTLGDVQLLSVAHPVSPAVHTPLWGSGADTETTATGLELTIPAPVSVSGAVQAEAQAPAQPPALVRARNQPPVPAQTAASTLLKAPAPIPVQVPTAVQAPASTTVQALMSGSGPTLEQMNVSSVSSDKPSAMGKPQLSVPGLVSGPVPVTLPAPVQSAAPVSAPATVAAPVLQPAGIQTVSVPESANLATTQQNLETTPASSTLQQEPCVEDVLRDKVISLPSYAYDSLNSDVASGKETSDGYDSLASGGKGDGKPRKHHRKSARTRSRQEKMSKPKLSMLNVCNTGDKMVECQLETHNHKMVTFKFDLDGDAPEEIATYMVENGFILLLEKEVFIDQLKDIVDKAEDMLNEDMEGERDTTLSCSPLQGQTCDGLTGESQQPGAPQPVYQQNVLHTGKRWFIICPVEETPMSSQETPSDGTTTQSPSSSATTQPADSGTARPSTSREDGSSSTMSGGSGGFSYEVYGFCSPPIMSNTDPLLLATLSPPVSAPPTLQSVPSVEPAGSGVQPSVHQAQPARAQTLPPSSPHTSFPVEDSQGSPLGSISPVHAAQQMPDMTCPVSIADEVPCCPLVMPLSLDVSTSQGGSPLTPLPLQDPGSAKDPPSVSYAPAARCERPQQPVVLHQPFSTVGGTKVSSLPQSPAPSQHGAGPSESDGEGRLGRGGFVDSTIKTLDEKLRNLLYQEYAPMYPSGSAAETPGSGTEYIQSPPGPDSATGGSGNSTPGPIGEGRYRAGEQLPQIPERMDSLSTLSDSAVCASLSRRHVPHSASCSGTRGRFKIISVPPEVANGRDVKQRSWSSAASPAHPVGYGGDHIQAEAMATSTTIGRFSVVSTEDDITQRTRCSRYSAPPDFYLDTPPSMAKRGSLPRALTSTSVPVDVTVHARFLSSDSGAESSPAKLAPATPSQHSRSERRGSDLMKRAVAFLRRSGRSSSVQSSDSPNRHGGVHGSAYASSDNDSEMEDSDIKRELQRLREKHLKEISELQAHQRGEVELLYRRLGKVPPSGLGISNVGPHAGRRKRSSKHRLKPGKLLSPLVQQFRNVTTKTSDSSKASAATGTSEPTVSLNGSPAKGPLPTHSRARSCTSHLPSSTSEPVQTQQPCSLKGSLSSDNIYAGLHGDGTGTQAPLGQGWSNYPQPSERVTYKSSSKPRARFLRSTLKRLCLGKERGSRSGASASAFNQSQQLPTGVTPPPHQPVMGLAQAQANNSNNKTYSGTSMSATENNLPEDLQRLMDDWAQEVLIVTHRPRTNSLSISGQQLWDQIVPRTCEQLASPSDVSSWTAPGSEACSLPLTWPDSPGSAVMTTPSAGPHLTYQSHSPAPFRALSSPLSVSQWPGLLFPLPSGVFAFPAVPSAQDAHSPFPASSYQPTDPKARTL
- the wnk2 gene encoding serine/threonine-protein kinase WNK2 isoform X1, producing MDAAEDSSKDPPLGSTYSSAPNLDSDINANACRPVYENGTDHNVNIQIAALRGASDPSAYPSTEYQGLVRQRFIRRSLWVSDSEEPPVDAPEFVSSIPVLSIDLRTIVDRSRTRALHGTRLQETSSTESQVGLKDSATESLSADEERGDRSETEPKAEVVPSDVTGKAGSDENEEEPGMKAVSTSPGGRFLKFDIELGRGSFKTVYKGLDTDTWVEVAWCELQERKLSKAERQRFKEEAEMLKALQHPNIVRFYDFWESPVKGKKCIVLVTELMTSGTLKTYLKRFKVMKPKVLRSWCRQILKGLHFLHTRTPPIIHRDLKCDNIFITGPTGSVKIGDLGLATLKRASFAKSVIGTPEFMAPEMYEEHYDEAVDVYAFGMCMLEMATSEYPYSECQNAAQIYRKVTSGVKPASYSKVSDPEIKEIIGECICHRWEERYSIKDLLNHAFFAEDTGVRVELNEEDDGKKSSIALKLWVEDPKKLKGKYKDTGAIEFTFNLVNEVPEVVAQEMVESGFFLDCDVKIVGKSIRDRVALIKWRRERTVSPNGNGEVAVKKTQQNLLQVPGTVVPQGATLAATDYEDHESEQQTLICTVPTTTSTTSDSGVSSAMQLDDLNNQQNGPYQSLPEPISTAQIIYSPPAQTDPQLHQGPYQQPTAQASHENYTQASTQLHQGAYQQTTGQLHPGAFQQPAAQLHQGPYHCQTTASAPATPAPTAHQNRQTAQSFPAAAPTPQTQLTAQPSQEQCHFQPAAILPQLFSAEQPASHLSPPDPSTSFPQSVSSAPPPLLPLQISTQFPSPYPVVQTVGHKPPSFSPLPSTYSSNDPPMSSAYFSPSPHHPSLPLTPHATFPPVPTLGTPQTPLSTPQHVPGVALPVPLLAMAMSPAVPQHQGGPPTSQPNLGTFHSTHHLPLSQVQPTPYPVPNPEPQLVEQPVQVIAPHGTLGDVQLLSVAHPVSPAVHTPLWGSGADTETTATGLELTIPAPVSVSGAVQAEAQAPAQPPALVRARNQPPVPAQTAASTLLKAPAPIPVQVPTAVQAPASTTVQALMSGSGPTLEQMNVSSVSSDKPSAMGKPQLSVPGLVSGPVPVTLPAPVQSAAPVSAPATVAAPVLQPAGIQTVSVPESANLATTQQNLETTPASSTLQQEPCVEDVLRDKVISLPSYAYDSLNSDVASGKETSDGYDSLASGGKGDGKPRKHHRKSARTRSRQEKMSKPKLSMLNVCNTGDKMVECQLETHNHKMVTFKFDLDGDAPEEIATYMVENGFILLLEKEVFIDQLKDIVDKAEDMLNEDMEGERDTTLSCSPLQGQTCDGLTGESQQPGAPQPVYQQNVLHTGKRWFIICPVEETPMSSQETPSDGTTTQSPSSSATTQPADSGTARPSTSREDGSSSTMSGGSGGFSYEVYGFCSPPIMSNTDPLLLATLSPPVSAPPTLQSVPSVEPAGSGVQPSVHQAQPARAQTLPPSSPHTSFPVEDSQGSPLGSISPVHAAQQMPDMTCPVSIADEVPCCPLVMPLSLDVSTSQGGSPLTPLPLQDPGSAKDPPSVSYAPAARCERPQQPVVLHQPFSTVGGTKVSSLPQSPAPSQHGAGPSESDGEGRLGRGGFVDSTIKTLDEKLRNLLYQEYAPMYPSGSAAETPGSGTEYIQSPPGPDSATGGSGNSTPGPIGEGRYRAGEQLPQIPERMDSLSTLSDSAVCASLSRRHVPHSASCSGTRGRFKIISVPPEVANGRDVKQRSWSSAASPAHPVGYGGDHIQAEAMATSTTIGRFSVVSTEDDITQRTRCSRYSAPPDFYLDTPPSMAKRGSLPRALTSTSVPVDVTVHARFLSSDSGAESSPAKLAPATPSQHSRSERRGSDLMKRAVAFLRRSGRSSSVQSSDSPNRHGGVHGSAYASSDNDSEMEDSDIKRELQRLREKHLKEISELQAHQRGEVELLYRRLGKVPPSGLGISNVGPHAGRRKRSSKHRLKPGKLLSPLVQQFRNVTTKTSDSSKASAATGTSEPTVSLNGSPAKGPLPTHSRARSCTSHLPSSTSEPVQTQQPCSLKGSLSSDNIYAGLHGDGTGTQAPLGQGWSNYPQPSERVTYKSSSKPRARFLSGPVSLSIWSTLKRLCLGKERGSRSGASASAFNQSQQLPTGVTPPPHQPVMGLAQAQANNSNNKTYSGTSMSATENNLPEDLQRLMDDWAQEVLIVTHRPRTNSLSISGQQLWDQIVPRTCEQLASPSDVSSWTAPGSEACSLPLTWPDSPGSAVMTTPSAGPHLTYQSHSPAPFRALSSPLSVSQWPGLLFPLPSGVFAFPAVPSAQDAHSPFPASSYQPTDPKARTL
- the wnk2 gene encoding serine/threonine-protein kinase WNK2 isoform X4 yields the protein MDAAEDSSKDPPLGSTYSSAPNLDSDINANACRPVYENGTDHNVNIQIAALRGASDPSAYPSTEYQGLVRQRFIRRSLWVSDSEEPPVDAPEFVSSIPVLSIDLRTIVDRSRTRALHGTRLQETSSTESQVGLKDSATESLSADEERGDRSETEPKAEVVPSDVTGKAGSDENEEEPGMKAVSTSPGGRFLKFDIELGRGSFKTVYKGLDTDTWVEVAWCELQERKLSKAERQRFKEEAEMLKALQHPNIVRFYDFWESPVKGKKCIVLVTELMTSGTLKTYLKRFKVMKPKVLRSWCRQILKGLHFLHTRTPPIIHRDLKCDNIFITGPTGSVKIGDLGLATLKRASFAKSVIGTPEFMAPEMYEEHYDEAVDVYAFGMCMLEMATSEYPYSECQNAAQIYRKVTSGVKPASYSKVSDPEIKEIIGECICHRWEERYSIKDLLNHAFFAEDTGVRVELNEEDDGKKSSIALKLWVEDPKKLKGKYKDTGAIEFTFNLVNEVPEVVAQEMVESGFFLDCDVKIVGKSIRDRVALIKWRRERTVSPNGNGEVAVKKTQQNLLQVPGTVVPQGATLAATDYEDHESEQQTLICTVPTTTSTTSDSGVSSAMQLDDLNNQQNGPYQSLPEPISTAQIIYSPPAQTDPQLHQGPYQQPTAQASHENYTQASTQLHQGAYQQTTGQLHPGAFQQPAAQLHQGPYHCQTTASAPATPAPTAHQNRQTAQSFPAAAPTPQTQLTAQPSQEQLFSAEQPASHLSPPDPSTSFPQSVSSAPPPLLPLQISTQFPSPYPVVQTVGHKPPSFSPLPSTYSSNDPPMSSAYFSPSPHHPSLPLTPHATFPPVPTLGTPQTPLSTPQHVPGVALPVPLLAMAMSPAVPQHQGGPPTSQPNLGTFHSTHHLPLSQVQPTPYPVPNPEPQLVEQPVQVIAPHGTLGDVQLLSVAHPVSPAVHTPLWGSGADTETTATGLELTIPAPVSVSGAVQAEAQAPAQPPALVRARNQPPVPAQTAASTLLKAPAPIPVQVPTAVQAPASTTVQALMSGSGPTLEQMNVSSVSSDKPSAMGKPQLSVPGLVSGPVPVTLPAPVQSAAPVSAPATVAAPVLQPAGIQTVSVPESANLATTQQNLETTPASSTLQQEPCVEDVLRDKVISLPSYAYDSLNSDVASGKETSDGYDSLASGGKGDGKPRKHHRKSARTRSRQEKMSKPKLSMLNVCNTGDKMVECQLETHNHKMVTFKFDLDGDAPEEIATYMVENGFILLLEKEVFIDQLKDIVDKAEDMLNEDMEGERDTTLSCSPLQGQTCDGLTGESQQPGAPQPVYQQNVLHTGKRWFIICPVEETPMSSQETPSDGTTTQSPSSSATTQPADSGTARPSTSREDGSSSTMSGGSGGFSYEVYGFCSPPIMSNTDPLLLATLSPPVSAPPTLQSVPSVEPAGSGVQPSVHQAQPARAQTLPPSSPHTSFPVEDSQGSPLGSISPVHAAQQMPDMTCPVSIADEVPCCPLVMPLSLDVSTSQGGSPLTPLPLQDPGSAKDPPSVSYAPAARCERPQQPVVLHQPFSTVGGTKVSSLPQSPAPSQHGAGPSESDGEGRLGRGGFVDSTIKTLDEKLRNLLYQEYAPMYPSGSAAETPGSGTEYIQSPPGPDSATGGSGNSTPGPIGEGRYRAGEQLPQIPERMDSLSTLSDSAVCASLSRRHVPHSASCSGTRGRFKIISVPPEVANGRDVKQRSWSSAASPAHPVGYGGDHIQAEAMATSTTIGRFSVVSTEDDITQRTRCSRYSAPPDFYLDTPPSMAKRGSLPRALTSTSVPVDVTVHARFLSSDSGAESSPAKLAPATPSQHSRSERRGSDLMKRAVAFLRRSGRSSSVQSSDSPNRHGGVHGSAYASSDNDSEMEDSDIKRELQRLREKHLKEISELQAHQRGEVELLYRRLGKVPPSGLGISNVGPHAGRRKRSSKHRLKPGKLLSPLVQQFRNVTTKTSDSSKASAATGTSEPTVSLNGSPAKGPLPTHSRARSCTSHLPSSTSEPVQTQQPCSLKGSLSSDNIYAGLHGDGTGTQAPLGQGWSNYPQPSERVTYKSSSKPRARFLSGPVSLSIWSTLKRLCLGKERGSRSGASASAFNQSQQLPTGVTPPPHQPVMGLAQAQANNSNNKTYSGTSMSATENNLPEDLQRLMDDWAQEVLIVTHRPRTNSLSISGQQLWDQIVPRTCEQLASPSDVSSWTAPGSEACSLPLTWPDSPGSAVMTTPSAGPHLTYQSHSPAPFRALSSPLSVSQWPGLLFPLPSGVFAFPAVPSAQDAHSPFPASSYQPTDPKARTL